The Amycolatopsis nigrescens CSC17Ta-90 genomic interval GATCCGCTTCTTGCCCAGCAGCTTGTCGATTTCGTCGTGCACGTAGGACACGCCCTTGTCGACCCTGGCCTTGTCGATGTCGGTGAGCACCACCGGCACCTTCAGCCTGCGCACGAACAGCAACGCGAGCTGGCTGGCCATCAGGCCGGCGCCGACGATGCCGACCTTGGACACCTTGCGGGCCAGCGACTTGTCCGGCGCACCGGCCGGCCGCTTCGCCCGCTTGTTGACCAGGTTGAACGAGTACAACCCGGTACGCACGGTGTCGTTCATCAGCAGCTCGGCCAGCGCGTCGGTCTCGGCCGCGTAGCCGCGCTCGAGGTCGTTCTCCCTGGCCAGCTCCAGCAGCTCGACGGTCTTGACCGCGCCGGGCGACGCACCCTTGGTCTTGCCGTCCACAACGGACTTGGCGCGGGCGATCGCGGCGTCCCAGCCGCCCCCGCGGTCGATCTCCCGGCGAGTCGGGGTCAGCTCCCCGCGCACCACCTTGGCCAGCCACAGCAGCGACTGCTCCAGGAAGTCGGCCGAGCCGAGCACCACGTCCACGATGCCGAGCTCGGCGGCCTTGGCCACGTTGAGCATCTTGTTCTGGTTCAGCGCGTTCTCGATGATCACGGTGACCGCGGCGTCCGGGCCGATCAGGTTCGGCAGCAGCTGCGTGCCGCCCCAGCCCGGGATCAGGCCGAGGAACACCTCGGGGAACGAGATGGCCGCGGTGTTCTCCGACAGCGTGCGGTAGTGGCACGAAAGCGCCAGCTCGAGCCCGCCGCCCATCACCGCGCCGTTGACGAGGGCGAAGGTCGGGATGGTGGTCTCGGTCAGCCGCCGGAACACGTCGTGCCCGGTCTGCGCGATCTGCCTGGCCAGCCCCGGCTCGGAGACCTGCTCGACCCCGGAGAGGTCCGCGCCGACCGCGAAGATGAACGGCTTGCCGGTCACCGCGATCGCGGCCGGTTCGGCGGCGAACGCCTCGTCCAGTGCGGCGTTCAGGCTCACCAGCCCCTGCGGGCCGAAGGTGGACGGCCGGGTGTGGTCGTGCCCGTTGTCGATGGTGATCAGCGCGACCTGCTTGTCCAGCCCCGGCACGGAGATCAGCCGGGTGACGGCCTCGGTCACCACCTCGTCGGGGAAGGCGGCCTTCGCCTGCTCAGCGGAAAAAGTCATCACTTAGCTCCCTCGAAAGCCGGGTTCTCCCAGATCACGGTGCCGCCCATGCCGATCCCGATGCACATCGTGGTGATGCCGTAGCGGACGTCGGGGCGCTCGGCGAACTGCCGGGAAAGCTGGGTCATCAGCCGCACCCCGGAGGAGGCCAGCGGGTGGCCGCAGGCGATCGCGCCGCCCCACGGGTTCACCCGCTCGTCGTCCTGGTCGATCCCGAAGTGGTCCAGGAAGGCCAGTACCTGCACCGCGAACGCCTCGTTGATCTCGAACAGGCCGATGTCCGAAATGGACAGTCCGGTGCGGGCGAGCACCTTTTCGGTGGCCGGCACCGGGCCGAGGCCCATCACCTCCGGCTCCACCCCGGCGAAGGAGTAGCCGACCAGCCGCATGCCGACCGGCAGGCCGAGCTCGCGGGCGGTGTCCTCGTCGGCCAAGATCGCGCCGGTCGCGCCGTCGTTGAGCCCGGCCGCGTTGCCCGCGGTGACCCGGCCGTGCGGGCGGAACGGGGTCTTCAACCCGGCCAGCTGCTCCACCGTGGTGCCGGGCCGCGGCGGCTCGTCCTCGGTGGCCAATCCCCAGCCCAGTTCTTCGGAGCGGGTGGCCACCGGCACCAGCTCCGGGCCGATCTTGCCGGCCTTGACCGCGTCCGCGTAGCGCTCCTGGCTGCGGGCGGCGTAGGCGTCGGTGCGCTGCTTGGTGATCGACGGGTGCCGGTCGTGCACGTTCTCCGCGGTCTGGCCCATCACCAGCGCGGTGGGGTCGACCAGCTTGTCCGCCACGATCCGCGGGTTCGGGTCCACGCCCTCGCCCATCGGGTGCCTGCCCATGTGCTCGACCCCGCCGGCGATGGCGAGGTCGTAGGCGCCGAAGCCGATCCCGCTCGCGATCGTGGTCACCGCGGTCATCGCGCCGGCGCACATCCGGTCGATGGCGAACCCGGGCACCGACTTGGGCAGCCCGGACAGCAGCGCGGCGGTCCGGCCGATGGTCAGGCCCTGGTCGCCGATCTGCGTGGTCGCCGCGACGGCGACCTCGTCCACGCGCTCCGGCGGCAGTTCCGGATGCCGGCGCAGCAGTTCGCGGATGACCTTGACGACCAGGTCGTCGGCACGGGTTCCGGCGTAGATGCCCTTGTCGCCTGCCTTGCCGAACGGGGTGCGCACCCCTTCGACGAAGGCCACGTTGCGCACGGCTCGCGCGTTCGGCGCGAGCGGCGTTGCGGGTGAGCCCACGAATTGCTCCTCGGTATTGGGGAATCCTGAGGCGACCATAGCCCTTGTTACCGATGGGTAACCAGGGGCGTACCCCTGACGAGTGGCCCAACACACCCGCTCGACGCCGAATGGCGGCTTCTTCCCGTTGGCAAACGAGCCCAACGTGACGTTTGGCTCGTTCTATTGGCCGAACGTCACGTTGGGCTCGCCGGATGGGGAGCGGGATCAGGCGGCGGTGGCCTGCAGGGCCTTGGTGATCTCCGCGGTGGTCAGCTCGACCTGCCACGGCCGTGCGCCACCGGCGCGCAGCACCTCGGCGACGCCGGCTTCGCCGCGGTCCTCCGGCGGGCGCCAGCAGGTGCGGCGCAGCAGGTCGGGCAGCAGCAGGTTCTCCACCGGCAGCCGGTGGTGCTCGGCGAGCTTGGTCAGCGCGGCCCTGGCCGCGGTCAGCCTGGCCGCCGCGTCCGGGTCCTTGTCCGCCCACCGGTTCGGCGGCGGCGGGCCGTCGCTGGGCTGGGACGGGTTGGGCAGCTCTTCGCGCGGCAAGGTGCGCGCGTGCTGCAGGTGCCGCAGCCAGCTGCTGGTGTACTTGCGCTGCACGCGGCCGCCGAACACCGGCAGTGCCTGCAACTCGGCCACCGTGCTGGGCTCGGCGAGCACCGCGTTCACGATCGCGCTGTCCGGCAGCACCCGGCTCGGTGCGCGGTCGCGCTTGCGGGCGAGCTCGTCACGGGCCTGCCAGAGCGCCCGCACCGCGGCGAGGCCGCGCGCGGTGCGCACCTTGTGGATGCCGGAGGTGCGGCGCCACGGCTCGGCCCTCGGTGCCGCGGCGGGTGCGGTGCGGATCGCCTCGAACTCCTGGTGCGCCCACTCCAGCTTGCCCTGGGCGGCCAGCTCGGCCTCCAGCTTTTCGCGCAGCGGGATGAGCAGCTCCACGTCCAGTGCCGCGTAGTTCAGCCAGTCCACCGGCAGCGGCCGTTTGGACCAGTCCGCCGCGCTATGCCCCTTTTCGAGCTGGTAGCCGAGCAGCCGCTCGACCAGGGTGCCCAGCGCGACCCGGTCGTAGCCGGCCAGCCTGCCCGCCAGCTCGGAGTCGAACAGGCTCGCCGGGTGCAGCCCCAGCTCGGCCAGGCAGGGCAGATCCTGGCTGGCGGCGTGCAGCACCCAC includes:
- a CDS encoding 3-hydroxyacyl-CoA dehydrogenase NAD-binding domain-containing protein, whose product is MTFSAEQAKAAFPDEVVTEAVTRLISVPGLDKQVALITIDNGHDHTRPSTFGPQGLVSLNAALDEAFAAEPAAIAVTGKPFIFAVGADLSGVEQVSEPGLARQIAQTGHDVFRRLTETTIPTFALVNGAVMGGGLELALSCHYRTLSENTAAISFPEVFLGLIPGWGGTQLLPNLIGPDAAVTVIIENALNQNKMLNVAKAAELGIVDVVLGSADFLEQSLLWLAKVVRGELTPTRREIDRGGGWDAAIARAKSVVDGKTKGASPGAVKTVELLELARENDLERGYAAETDALAELLMNDTVRTGLYSFNLVNKRAKRPAGAPDKSLARKVSKVGIVGAGLMASQLALLFVRRLKVPVVLTDIDKARVDKGVSYVHDEIDKLLGKKRISPDESNRLKALVSGSLDKSAFADADFVIEAVFEELGVKQQVFAEVEQHVSAEAILATNTSSLSITEMAAKLEHPERVVGFHFFNPVAVLPLLEIVRGERTDDASLATAFSVGKQLKKSSVLVKDAPAFVVNRLLLRFLGEVLTAADEGTPFEVADRALEPLGLPMSPLTLMQLVGPAIALHVGDTLHEAFPDRFKVSENLRRFVDAGKSGVWVWDDKGNATVDPEVAALWQQEDRPSTADEVRARALGAMAEEVRIMLDEGVVAEAQDIDLCLLLGAGWPFWLGGITPYLDRTGVSEKVTGKPFLAPGVASVPIA
- a CDS encoding thiolase family protein; this translates as MRNVAFVEGVRTPFGKAGDKGIYAGTRADDLVVKVIRELLRRHPELPPERVDEVAVAATTQIGDQGLTIGRTAALLSGLPKSVPGFAIDRMCAGAMTAVTTIASGIGFGAYDLAIAGGVEHMGRHPMGEGVDPNPRIVADKLVDPTALVMGQTAENVHDRHPSITKQRTDAYAARSQERYADAVKAGKIGPELVPVATRSEELGWGLATEDEPPRPGTTVEQLAGLKTPFRPHGRVTAGNAAGLNDGATGAILADEDTARELGLPVGMRLVGYSFAGVEPEVMGLGPVPATEKVLARTGLSISDIGLFEINEAFAVQVLAFLDHFGIDQDDERVNPWGGAIACGHPLASSGVRLMTQLSRQFAERPDVRYGITTMCIGIGMGGTVIWENPAFEGAK
- a CDS encoding ribonuclease D translates to METADRGADGIDEDTAGATAPILLKEPAEGTPPVIVDPVALADACRELAAGTGAVAVDTERASGYRYWPKAYLVQLRREGAGTSLVDPIALEGELDPLAAVLNDAEWVLHAASQDLPCLAELGLHPASLFDSELAGRLAGYDRVALGTLVERLLGYQLEKGHSAADWSKRPLPVDWLNYAALDVELLIPLREKLEAELAAQGKLEWAHQEFEAIRTAPAAAPRAEPWRRTSGIHKVRTARGLAAVRALWQARDELARKRDRAPSRVLPDSAIVNAVLAEPSTVAELQALPVFGGRVQRKYTSSWLRHLQHARTLPREELPNPSQPSDGPPPPNRWADKDPDAAARLTAARAALTKLAEHHRLPVENLLLPDLLRRTCWRPPEDRGEAGVAEVLRAGGARPWQVELTTAEITKALQATAA